In Sinorhizobium arboris LMG 14919, a genomic segment contains:
- a CDS encoding FecCD family ABC transporter permease, protein MTVGSLKSSRRPPVRGRSNRTRSLWLIGLAALLAALCALSVMIGSRAVAWADILAALAGRADSIGQAAVTVRIPRTLLALMAGAALGLAGSIMQGVTRNPLADPGILGVNMGASLAVVVAVAWFGITSAEAYIWAAILGAGCAAVFVYTIGSLGRGGATPLKLALAGAATSIAFASMVIAVVLPRNDIAGGIRSWQIGGVGGATFERILPVLPFLAAGLAISLLSARRLNSLALGDELAAGLGERVALARAIAALGAILLSGATTAVCGPIGFLGLVVPHLCRLLVGVDHRWLLPFSALGGACLLLAADIIGRIVARPAELDVGIVTALLGAPFFISIVRRQRVREL, encoded by the coding sequence ATGACGGTCGGCAGCCTGAAATCGTCCCGTCGACCGCCTGTTCGGGGGCGATCGAACCGTACCCGCAGCCTCTGGCTCATCGGGCTCGCTGCGCTTCTTGCAGCGCTGTGCGCACTCTCGGTTATGATCGGCTCGCGCGCCGTTGCCTGGGCCGATATTCTGGCTGCCCTTGCCGGACGGGCCGACAGCATCGGCCAGGCAGCAGTCACCGTGCGCATCCCGCGCACGCTGCTCGCTCTCATGGCGGGTGCCGCGCTCGGGCTCGCCGGGTCGATCATGCAGGGCGTCACGCGCAATCCCCTTGCCGATCCCGGTATTCTGGGGGTGAATATGGGAGCATCTCTTGCGGTCGTCGTCGCTGTTGCATGGTTCGGTATCACTTCGGCCGAAGCATATATCTGGGCGGCAATTCTCGGCGCCGGATGCGCCGCGGTTTTCGTCTACACCATCGGGTCCCTCGGGCGGGGCGGGGCAACGCCGCTGAAACTTGCGCTTGCGGGGGCGGCGACATCAATTGCCTTCGCCTCGATGGTTATCGCTGTCGTGCTGCCGCGAAACGATATCGCGGGCGGCATTCGTTCATGGCAGATCGGCGGCGTGGGCGGGGCGACTTTCGAGCGCATTCTTCCGGTCCTGCCGTTTCTTGCGGCGGGGTTGGCGATCAGCCTGCTTTCGGCGCGAAGGTTGAACTCGCTGGCGCTGGGCGATGAACTCGCGGCCGGACTTGGCGAACGCGTCGCTCTGGCGCGCGCCATAGCCGCGCTGGGCGCCATCCTGCTCTCAGGCGCAACGACGGCAGTCTGCGGTCCTATCGGTTTCCTGGGGCTCGTCGTTCCGCATCTCTGCCGCCTCCTGGTCGGGGTCGATCATCGCTGGCTATTGCCCTTCTCGGCGCTCGGTGGCGCCTGCCTGCTGCTTGCCGCCGATATCATCGGGCGCATAGTTGCCCGGCCCGCCGAACTCGACGTCGGAATCGTGACCGCGCTGCTGGGTGCGCCCTTCTTCATCTCCATTGTCCGGCGTCAGCGGGTTCGCGAGCTGTGA
- a CDS encoding SMP-30/gluconolactonase/LRE family protein, whose product MAEASIYEIHDPRFRQLIVTSAGLDELYSGCRWAEGPVWFNDANQLLWSDIPNQRILRWTPESGVSVYRQPSNFTNGHTRDRQGRLISCEHGTRRVTRTEIDGSITMLADRFEGRRLNSPNDVVVKSDGTIWFTDPTYGIMSDYEGYRAEPEQPTRNVYRLDPETGELSAVAKDFIQPNGLAFSPDEATLYVADSAASHDDRLPRHIRAFDVKEGARLANGRVFCVIDKGIPDGIRTDANGNLWSSAGDGVHCFDPAGKLIGKILVPQTVANLTFGGPRRNRLFIAATRSLYSLYVAATGSQVP is encoded by the coding sequence ATGGCCGAAGCCTCCATCTACGAAATCCACGACCCGCGCTTCCGGCAGTTGATCGTGACGAGCGCCGGTCTCGACGAACTCTATTCCGGCTGCCGCTGGGCGGAAGGTCCCGTCTGGTTCAACGACGCGAACCAGCTCCTGTGGAGCGACATTCCCAACCAGCGGATCCTGCGATGGACGCCGGAAAGCGGCGTTTCCGTCTATCGACAACCTTCCAATTTCACCAATGGCCATACGCGCGACAGGCAGGGACGGCTCATCTCGTGCGAGCACGGCACCCGCCGCGTCACTCGTACCGAAATCGACGGCTCGATCACCATGCTCGCCGATCGTTTCGAAGGCAGGCGGCTCAATTCGCCGAACGATGTGGTGGTGAAATCGGACGGCACAATCTGGTTCACCGATCCCACCTACGGCATCATGTCGGACTACGAAGGCTATCGCGCGGAGCCGGAACAGCCGACGCGCAATGTCTACCGTCTTGATCCGGAGACCGGCGAGCTTTCGGCAGTCGCGAAGGACTTCATCCAGCCGAACGGCCTCGCCTTTTCGCCCGACGAAGCGACGCTCTACGTGGCGGATTCAGCGGCAAGCCATGACGACCGCCTGCCTCGGCATATACGCGCCTTCGACGTGAAGGAAGGGGCCCGGCTTGCGAACGGTCGCGTCTTCTGCGTCATCGACAAAGGAATTCCGGATGGCATCCGCACGGACGCGAACGGAAATCTATGGTCGAGCGCCGGAGATGGAGTGCACTGTTTCGATCCTGCGGGCAAGCTGATCGGCAAGATCCTCGTTCCGCAGACCGTCGCCAATCTCACATTCGGCGGTCCAAGGCGCAACCGCCTGTTCATTGCGGCGACCCGCTCACTCTATTCACTTTATGTCGCCGCGACGGGATCCCAAGTGCCTTAG
- a CDS encoding 3'-5' exonuclease, which translates to MVQQFDLFVSNETTSAKSIGSSATKRQPYAALSEVDMVRQLQATGRYRVLKKLEPRSAAVLARPGFPLKGVVLDTETTGLNHRKDEIIEIGVVAFTFDGVGNIGDVTGVYGGLQQPTNPIPAEVTRLTGITDETVAGRRIDIGELRALIEPADLIIAHNAGFDRPFCETLSTMFAGKAWACSVSEIDWASRGFEGTKLGYLIGQAGYFHEGHRAVDDCFALLEVLTHGGETSAATPFAELYAASQRCRVRIFAENSPFDMKDQLKARGYRWADGTDGRPKSWWIEIAEDALDDELRYLRSEIYRWREADPPIRRLTAFDRFKA; encoded by the coding sequence ATGGTGCAGCAGTTCGATCTGTTTGTTTCGAATGAAACGACCTCCGCGAAGTCGATCGGTTCATCGGCAACGAAGCGCCAGCCCTATGCTGCATTGAGCGAAGTCGACATGGTGCGGCAACTCCAGGCGACGGGCCGGTACCGCGTCCTCAAAAAGCTCGAGCCGCGTTCCGCCGCCGTGCTCGCGCGGCCCGGGTTTCCGTTGAAAGGCGTCGTTCTCGATACCGAGACCACCGGCCTCAACCATCGCAAGGACGAGATCATCGAGATCGGCGTCGTCGCGTTCACATTCGATGGGGTCGGCAATATTGGTGATGTCACCGGCGTCTATGGCGGCCTGCAGCAACCGACAAATCCAATTCCGGCCGAGGTCACCCGTTTGACCGGAATCACCGACGAGACGGTAGCGGGCCGGAGGATCGACATCGGTGAGCTCCGTGCGCTGATCGAGCCGGCCGACCTTATCATTGCCCACAATGCCGGATTCGATCGGCCGTTCTGCGAGACCCTTTCGACCATGTTTGCCGGAAAGGCCTGGGCCTGTTCGGTGTCCGAGATCGATTGGGCCTCGCGTGGCTTCGAAGGGACGAAGCTCGGCTACCTGATCGGTCAGGCGGGTTATTTTCATGAGGGCCACCGGGCGGTCGACGACTGTTTCGCCCTGCTCGAGGTTCTCACGCATGGCGGGGAAACATCGGCAGCCACACCGTTTGCCGAGCTTTATGCGGCAAGCCAGCGATGTCGTGTCCGCATTTTCGCCGAAAACAGTCCTTTCGACATGAAGGACCAGTTGAAGGCCCGCGGCTACCGCTGGGCAGACGGCACGGATGGTCGGCCGAAATCCTGGTGGATCGAGATTGCGGAAGACGCGCTCGACGACGAGCTTCGCTATCTCCGCTCGGAAATCTATCGCTGGAGGGAGGCCGACCCTCCGATCAGGCGACTGACTGCGTTTGACCGTTTTAAGGCCTGA
- a CDS encoding RidA family protein gives MYLEQVVTKPDPYAPFLLSQAIKANGFVFVSGQAAIGDDGEIVGEDDFDRQAEQAFRNLARALTAAGSSLDRVVKVTIFLRSMENFAKIVELRRKWFSAPYPADSIIEVSSLYSPKALIEVEAIALDGGR, from the coding sequence ATGTATCTCGAACAGGTCGTCACGAAGCCGGATCCCTATGCGCCGTTTCTGCTCTCGCAGGCAATTAAGGCCAATGGCTTCGTCTTCGTTTCGGGTCAGGCGGCAATCGGCGACGACGGTGAGATCGTCGGCGAGGATGACTTCGACCGCCAGGCCGAGCAGGCTTTCCGCAATCTCGCCCGCGCCCTGACGGCCGCCGGCTCCAGTCTCGACAGAGTCGTCAAGGTTACGATTTTCCTGCGTTCGATGGAAAATTTCGCAAAGATCGTCGAACTGCGCCGCAAGTGGTTCTCCGCCCCCTATCCGGCCGACAGCATTATCGAAGTCTCCTCGCTCTATTCGCCGAAGGCACTGATCGAGGTCGAGGCAATCGCACTCGACGGGGGCCGCTGA
- a CDS encoding TonB-dependent siderophore receptor, with protein MDMERTRDSSRMTAIGYRSALLLGCTALVVLAPDPLLAQESGSSNAVTSLEAITVEAGGLDPDNDSKSIVATKTLSGSKMATDILDIPASVSVITSKEIQERGAQDVEQVLQYTAGVSTDFYGSDDRFDYFKIRGFDAYTYRDGLTLGDPFGGIREEPYAFERVEVLKGANSTTFGVSDPGGAVNFVTKRPKSERFGEAYVTGGSFDHRETGVDFGDNITEDGTLSYRLTGKVKRADDEYDYSQDDENFFMGGLTWRPSDDTNLTIVFDHLDRDGVPGSGGHPVGTDFDRSRFFGEPDFNYRDVNRNTLSVLFDHDFGSGLTFSSNARYSDARSNFGYAYISRTPTDGSTVADRAFFANDTAAENFIIDARLQYDASFQDIDSRSLVGVEYNKLQSDNDGYFGAAPSIDWLNPVYTGAPASVPLYQSLTNDQETRALYFQQDLTLSEKVIATVGLRNDWLDLHQRNNITDTTSEADLSEFTKRAGLTYRVTDEVAAYVSYAESVLPTSLTLEPERGEQWEVGIKYRPDAFPALFSAALYDLTKNNITRTNPATGFQETIGEVRVRGLDLEAKAELTNNISLIAAYSYMESEILENGTLGNEGNEMSFVPHHLASLWVNYLLPGEGSRGDMNFGLGARYTGSYYFDDANTQSTGSSVVFDAAFSYKIQENTSFDVKVSNLFDEKQVSYGGFGADFYNPGRAVYATLRQTW; from the coding sequence ATGGACATGGAAAGAACACGCGACAGCTCGAGAATGACCGCGATCGGCTATCGCAGCGCTCTTCTTCTGGGTTGCACTGCACTCGTCGTCCTCGCACCGGACCCGCTGCTTGCTCAGGAGAGCGGAAGTTCGAACGCCGTAACCAGCCTTGAAGCGATCACCGTCGAAGCCGGTGGCCTCGATCCCGACAATGATTCGAAATCGATCGTCGCAACCAAAACCCTGAGCGGCAGCAAGATGGCGACGGATATCCTCGACATACCGGCCTCCGTATCCGTCATCACATCAAAGGAAATCCAGGAGCGCGGCGCGCAGGATGTCGAGCAGGTGCTGCAGTATACGGCAGGCGTCAGCACCGATTTCTATGGGTCCGACGATCGCTTCGATTACTTCAAGATCCGCGGTTTCGATGCCTACACCTATCGCGACGGACTGACGCTCGGCGACCCCTTCGGCGGAATACGCGAAGAGCCTTACGCCTTCGAGCGCGTAGAGGTGCTGAAGGGCGCCAACTCCACGACATTCGGGGTCTCCGACCCGGGCGGTGCGGTGAACTTCGTGACCAAGCGGCCGAAGAGCGAACGCTTCGGCGAAGCCTATGTCACCGGCGGCTCTTTCGACCACCGCGAAACGGGCGTCGACTTCGGCGACAACATCACCGAGGATGGCACCCTTTCTTACCGGCTTACCGGCAAGGTCAAGCGGGCAGATGACGAATACGATTACTCGCAGGACGACGAGAACTTCTTTATGGGCGGCCTGACATGGCGCCCGAGCGACGACACCAACCTAACGATCGTGTTCGACCACCTCGACCGCGACGGCGTGCCCGGCAGCGGCGGCCATCCCGTCGGAACGGATTTCGACAGAAGCCGTTTCTTCGGCGAGCCGGACTTCAACTATCGCGACGTCAACAGGAATACGCTGAGCGTCCTGTTCGACCATGACTTCGGCTCCGGCCTGACCTTCAGTTCGAATGCGCGCTACAGCGATGCCAGGAGCAATTTCGGCTACGCCTACATCTCCAGGACGCCGACCGATGGTTCGACCGTTGCCGACCGCGCCTTCTTTGCCAATGACACGGCCGCCGAAAACTTCATCATCGACGCCCGCCTGCAATATGATGCAAGTTTCCAGGACATCGACAGCCGCAGCCTCGTCGGCGTCGAATACAACAAACTCCAATCCGATAATGACGGCTACTTCGGCGCAGCTCCGAGCATCGACTGGCTGAACCCGGTCTATACCGGCGCACCGGCATCGGTTCCGCTTTATCAAAGCCTGACGAACGATCAGGAGACGAGAGCCCTCTACTTCCAGCAGGACCTGACCTTGTCGGAAAAGGTGATCGCCACCGTCGGCCTGCGCAACGACTGGCTCGACCTCCATCAGCGCAACAACATCACCGACACGACGAGCGAAGCCGATCTCAGCGAATTCACCAAGCGTGCCGGCCTCACCTACAGGGTGACCGACGAGGTCGCCGCCTATGTGAGCTATGCGGAATCGGTGCTTCCTACCTCGCTGACCCTCGAACCCGAGCGCGGCGAACAGTGGGAGGTCGGCATCAAGTACCGGCCCGACGCGTTTCCTGCCCTGTTCAGCGCGGCGCTCTATGACCTGACCAAGAACAATATTACCCGCACCAATCCGGCGACGGGCTTCCAGGAGACGATCGGCGAGGTTCGGGTCCGCGGTCTCGATCTCGAGGCCAAGGCGGAGCTAACCAACAATATCAGCCTGATCGCCGCCTATTCCTATATGGAATCGGAGATCCTGGAGAACGGAACGCTCGGCAACGAGGGCAACGAAATGTCTTTCGTGCCGCATCATCTCGCTTCGCTCTGGGTCAACTACCTTCTTCCCGGCGAAGGTTCGCGCGGCGATATGAACTTCGGCCTGGGCGCGCGCTACACGGGTTCGTACTATTTCGACGACGCGAACACCCAGTCGACCGGCAGCAGCGTCGTCTTCGACGCCGCCTTCAGCTACAAGATCCAGGAAAACACATCCTTCGATGTGAAGGTGAGCAATCTTTTCGACGAGAAGCAGGTCTCCTATGGCGGCTTCGGTGCGGATTTCTACAATCCGGGCCGTGCAGTCTACGCGACCCTGCGCCAGACCTGGTAA
- a CDS encoding DUF2218 domain-containing protein: MTIAQEFRLSGIALPKDAGSMLDEICEHFIEHAEVQRSEDLALLRSELGTAIIRVQERTLLIELTCLSEEALQTSRTIIAEHLFYFAGEDPLELTWSDPAKLALLPNIHEVTVVSAEDVTPRMRRVRFTCADVTPFIGGDMHVRLLVPPRGRAPVWPGLREDGRVAWPEGDDELLVRVYTIRGVDVERGELWIDFLQHPAPGAKTPGADFARDTQPGEKVALLGPGGGRLPAAQSILLAGDESALPAIARIAEEAPPGTRLQAIIEVLDEAEEQPLSSPCSLEVRWLHRKSYPVGVRGILAEEAKQAIASMDRQSFVWFAGERDDVRSVRAFLKGRGQDRKNMYVAWYWERDPAQDIRPERRGRA; this comes from the coding sequence ATGACCATCGCTCAGGAATTCAGACTTTCAGGGATAGCGCTTCCGAAGGATGCAGGAAGTATGCTCGACGAAATTTGCGAGCACTTCATCGAACATGCCGAGGTGCAGCGCAGCGAGGATCTCGCCTTGCTGAGAAGCGAGCTTGGGACCGCAATCATCCGCGTGCAGGAGCGCACGCTGTTGATCGAGTTGACGTGCCTATCGGAAGAGGCGCTGCAAACGAGCCGCACCATCATTGCGGAGCACCTTTTTTACTTCGCGGGCGAAGACCCTCTGGAACTGACCTGGTCAGACCCGGCGAAGCTCGCATTGCTGCCGAACATTCACGAGGTGACCGTCGTTTCCGCCGAAGACGTGACGCCGCGCATGCGCCGGGTCAGGTTTACTTGCGCTGACGTGACCCCGTTCATCGGCGGCGACATGCATGTTCGTCTGCTTGTGCCGCCAAGGGGCAGGGCTCCGGTTTGGCCGGGTCTGCGGGAGGATGGTCGGGTGGCGTGGCCCGAAGGCGACGACGAACTGCTGGTGCGTGTCTACACGATCCGCGGCGTCGATGTTGAGAGGGGGGAATTATGGATCGACTTCCTGCAGCACCCGGCGCCCGGTGCTAAAACGCCTGGAGCCGATTTCGCCCGCGATACGCAGCCGGGGGAGAAGGTCGCCCTGCTTGGACCGGGCGGCGGCCGTCTTCCGGCGGCGCAATCCATTCTCCTGGCCGGAGACGAAAGCGCACTTCCTGCCATTGCACGGATTGCAGAGGAGGCCCCACCGGGCACGCGGCTGCAGGCGATCATCGAGGTACTCGACGAGGCGGAGGAGCAACCGCTTTCCTCGCCGTGCTCTCTCGAAGTCCGCTGGCTCCATCGCAAGAGTTACCCGGTTGGCGTCAGAGGAATTCTCGCCGAAGAAGCGAAGCAGGCGATCGCATCCATGGACCGTCAGAGCTTTGTCTGGTTCGCGGGCGAAAGGGACGACGTTCGTTCGGTACGCGCGTTCCTGAAAGGCCGCGGGCAAGACAGGAAAAACATGTATGTGGCATGGTATTGGGAGCGGGATCCCGCCCAGGACATTAGACCTGAGCGCCGCGGCCGAGCCTGA
- a CDS encoding iron-siderophore ABC transporter substrate-binding protein, with product MIAFGTAWAGEATSYPITIKHAFGTTVIASKPERVATVAWANHEVPLALGLVPVGFAAANFGDDDGDGLLPWVAERLNELQAETPMLFDEGDGIDFEAVAATEPDVILAAYSGLSQSDYDTLSQIAPVVAYPEAPWSTDWREMIRYNSAGLGMAAEGEILIRKIEADIAQTVADVPEFHGKSAMFITHLDESDLSTVNFYTTNDTRVKFFADLGLASPESVVEASAPGKFAGSVSAERIDSFDDVDIVVTYGNRQLLDALKKNPLMARMPAVAKGAFVMLGRNPLGTAANPTPLSIQWLLKDYVALLAEAAGKSQ from the coding sequence ATGATTGCCTTTGGCACGGCCTGGGCAGGCGAGGCGACATCCTATCCGATCACCATCAAGCATGCCTTCGGCACGACCGTCATCGCGTCGAAGCCGGAACGGGTCGCGACCGTTGCCTGGGCCAATCATGAGGTGCCGCTGGCGCTCGGGCTCGTCCCCGTGGGCTTTGCCGCAGCCAATTTCGGAGATGATGACGGCGACGGCCTGTTGCCGTGGGTGGCCGAGAGGCTGAACGAACTCCAGGCCGAGACGCCGATGCTTTTCGACGAGGGCGACGGTATCGACTTCGAGGCGGTCGCGGCCACCGAGCCGGACGTGATCCTGGCGGCCTATTCCGGCCTCAGCCAGTCGGATTACGACACCCTGAGCCAGATCGCACCCGTCGTTGCCTATCCCGAGGCGCCCTGGTCGACGGATTGGCGCGAGATGATCCGCTACAACAGCGCCGGCCTGGGCATGGCTGCCGAGGGCGAGATACTGATCAGGAAGATCGAAGCCGACATCGCGCAGACGGTCGCGGACGTCCCCGAGTTTCACGGCAAATCGGCGATGTTCATTACGCATCTCGACGAATCGGATCTGAGCACCGTCAACTTCTATACGACCAACGACACGCGCGTTAAATTCTTCGCGGATCTCGGGCTGGCCTCTCCCGAAAGTGTCGTAGAGGCTTCCGCGCCGGGCAAGTTCGCGGGCTCCGTCAGCGCGGAGCGGATCGATTCCTTCGACGACGTCGACATTGTCGTGACCTATGGAAATCGGCAGCTGCTTGATGCGCTGAAGAAAAACCCGCTGATGGCCAGAATGCCGGCCGTGGCGAAGGGGGCATTCGTCATGCTGGGCAGGAACCCGCTCGGCACGGCGGCGAATCCGACGCCGCTTTCGATCCAATGGCTACTGAAGGATTACGTGGCCCTGCTCGCGGAGGCCGCAGGAAAATCTCAATGA
- a CDS encoding ABC transporter ATP-binding protein, with product MTVHSLTAIELSAGYGETEILHELNLAVPPGKITVIVGANACGKSTLLRAMSRLLSPHQGCVLLDGKSIHHMPPRELARTLGLLPQSPIAPEGITVADLVSRGRHPHQSLFSRWTRKDDEAVDAALRATRISELADRPVDELSGGQRQRVWIAMALAQQTDVLLLDEPTTFLDISHQVEVLDLLTDLNHSRGTTIVMVLHDLNLAARYADYLVAMSGGRVQVSGTPQDVLTDENVRQVFGLDSRIITDPTSGRPIMLPIGRHRIVTAHQSFLEEDR from the coding sequence GTGACCGTTCATTCCCTTACAGCTATTGAGCTTTCGGCCGGCTACGGCGAGACCGAAATCCTGCATGAGCTCAATCTCGCCGTGCCGCCGGGCAAAATCACCGTGATCGTCGGCGCCAATGCCTGCGGCAAGTCCACGCTTCTGCGCGCCATGTCCCGATTGCTTTCGCCGCACCAGGGGTGTGTGCTCCTCGACGGCAAGTCGATCCATCACATGCCACCGAGAGAGCTCGCCCGCACATTGGGGCTCCTTCCCCAATCGCCAATTGCGCCTGAAGGCATCACCGTCGCCGACCTCGTCAGCCGCGGACGGCATCCGCACCAGAGCCTGTTTTCGCGCTGGACGCGCAAGGATGACGAAGCCGTGGACGCAGCGCTCAGAGCCACCAGGATTTCGGAGCTTGCCGACAGGCCGGTGGACGAACTGTCCGGCGGGCAGCGCCAGCGGGTCTGGATCGCCATGGCCTTGGCGCAGCAGACCGATGTTTTGCTGCTGGACGAGCCGACGACCTTTCTCGATATCAGCCATCAGGTGGAAGTGCTGGATCTCCTGACCGATCTCAACCATTCGCGCGGCACCACGATCGTCATGGTCCTTCATGATCTCAATCTGGCGGCGCGTTATGCCGATTATCTCGTCGCCATGTCCGGCGGCCGTGTGCAAGTCTCCGGCACGCCGCAAGATGTGTTGACGGACGAGAATGTGCGGCAGGTCTTCGGCCTCGACAGCCGTATCATCACCGATCCCACCTCGGGCAGGCCGATCATGCTGCCGATCGGCCGGCACCGGATAGTGACGGCACACCAAAGCTTCCTGGAGGAGGACCGATGA
- a CDS encoding MFS transporter codes for MAETIHMPEQASRREWIGLCVLSIACLIYSMDLSVLFLAVPAIVADLDPSASQLLWINDIYGFMVAGFLVTMGTLGDRIGRRRVLLMGAFAFGVASAFAAFSNTPGQLILARALLGIAGATIAPSTLSLIVNLFKNEAERNRAISIWGTAFALGGLVGPLIGGILLQYFHWGSVFLINIPVMLLLLAVAPFLLPEYRNNDAGRLDLPSVVLSLATVLPIIYGVKHMAADGFQPAQLAYIGLGLVVGLLFVRRQRRLSDPLVDLALFRVPAFSASLMVNLAGVFFVFGVFLFQNLFLQLVLGLSPLEAALWSAPSAFVFAVMSFQAYRFTNRFGPVRTVVGGLLINAAGAAAMAVAAYAESLIGILGSSMIIGFGFVPVVLTTTGLIVGTAPPERAGSASAISETSAEFGGALGIAVLGSLATAVYRLAMNHADLSSLSRVQAEAVSATLAGAVETAQSMPGSASAVWLETAKSGFSLGFSICCVIATVTLLLLAIVARRVYATAHIDESTLAPH; via the coding sequence ATGGCCGAGACTATTCACATGCCTGAGCAGGCAAGCCGCCGCGAGTGGATTGGCCTATGCGTCCTGTCGATCGCATGCCTGATCTACTCGATGGACCTGTCGGTGCTGTTCCTCGCGGTGCCCGCGATCGTCGCGGACCTCGATCCGTCCGCATCGCAACTGCTCTGGATAAACGACATCTATGGCTTCATGGTCGCGGGCTTTCTCGTGACCATGGGGACGCTGGGAGATCGGATCGGCCGCCGGCGGGTATTGCTGATGGGCGCCTTTGCCTTCGGCGTCGCATCCGCCTTTGCTGCTTTCTCGAACACTCCGGGGCAACTCATTCTGGCAAGGGCCCTGCTTGGCATCGCCGGCGCGACGATCGCGCCCTCCACGCTGTCGCTGATCGTCAATCTCTTCAAAAACGAGGCGGAGCGAAACAGGGCGATCAGCATTTGGGGCACGGCCTTTGCGCTGGGCGGTCTCGTCGGTCCCCTCATCGGCGGAATTCTGCTGCAGTATTTCCACTGGGGCTCGGTGTTTCTGATCAACATACCGGTGATGCTCCTGCTTCTGGCAGTCGCCCCATTTCTGTTGCCGGAATACAGGAACAACGATGCCGGCCGACTGGACTTGCCGAGCGTGGTCCTTTCGCTCGCGACCGTTCTGCCGATCATCTACGGCGTCAAGCATATGGCTGCCGACGGCTTCCAACCTGCCCAACTGGCCTATATCGGACTGGGGCTTGTGGTCGGCCTCCTGTTTGTGAGACGCCAGCGGCGGCTCAGCGACCCATTGGTCGACCTCGCACTCTTCCGGGTGCCAGCCTTCTCGGCATCGCTGATGGTAAACCTCGCCGGTGTCTTCTTCGTCTTCGGCGTCTTCCTGTTTCAGAACCTCTTCCTGCAGCTTGTGCTCGGTCTGTCGCCATTGGAAGCCGCACTCTGGTCTGCGCCATCGGCCTTCGTCTTCGCGGTCATGTCCTTCCAGGCCTACCGCTTCACCAACCGCTTCGGACCCGTCAGGACCGTGGTCGGCGGGCTTCTGATCAATGCAGCGGGAGCTGCCGCCATGGCCGTTGCCGCTTACGCCGAGAGTTTGATCGGCATCCTTGGCTCAAGCATGATCATAGGCTTCGGCTTCGTCCCTGTCGTTCTCACCACGACCGGCTTGATCGTGGGGACTGCACCGCCCGAACGGGCAGGCTCGGCTTCGGCCATATCGGAAACGAGCGCAGAATTTGGAGGCGCATTGGGCATCGCGGTGCTGGGCAGCTTGGCGACCGCCGTCTATCGTTTGGCGATGAACCACGCCGACCTGAGCAGCCTCAGTCGCGTGCAGGCCGAGGCCGTTTCTGCGACCCTTGCCGGAGCAGTCGAGACAGCTCAGTCGATGCCCGGTTCAGCTTCAGCCGTCTGGCTGGAGACAGCGAAAAGCGGCTTCTCGCTCGGTTTTTCCATATGCTGCGTTATAGCAACGGTGACGCTCCTTCTTCTCGCGATCGTCGCCCGGCGGGTATATGCCACCGCACATATCGATGAGAGCACATTGGCCCCGCACTAG
- a CDS encoding helix-turn-helix domain-containing protein, protein MSYWHSMIWHTEGIRTVAPVKWRRFDGLVSVFWEAESQSGARGYYLSDDPRIMIFFTDVSSQIRMSNRDGEFLQHFRPMTRAVYVPPGVPMWTTSGATHRFSHLNLHLHKDRLLRYLSPSVGSSAAMTALRSPVEVQDTGAVEVLARLMVDEVSKPSKHAVYGESLVGSIVTGLLDIPAQGVEQNNGRLTQAQMNKLMARVNGLSDCRLTVAEMAETVGLSESWFSHVFKKTTGKTPLQWQLSKRIDHVKRLLMESDLAVADVAAKLGFSDQAHLTKVFRQIVGDTPAAWRRRQGR, encoded by the coding sequence TTGAGCTATTGGCACTCCATGATTTGGCACACCGAAGGGATTCGCACAGTCGCGCCGGTCAAGTGGCGCCGTTTCGATGGTCTCGTAAGTGTCTTCTGGGAAGCGGAGAGTCAGTCGGGCGCCAGGGGCTACTACCTGTCGGATGATCCGCGCATCATGATTTTCTTCACCGACGTTTCTTCTCAGATTCGAATGTCGAACCGGGACGGTGAATTCCTGCAGCATTTTCGTCCCATGACACGGGCCGTCTATGTTCCTCCCGGTGTTCCGATGTGGACGACCAGTGGCGCGACGCACCGCTTCTCGCATCTCAATCTGCACCTGCATAAGGATCGACTGCTGCGATATCTGTCGCCATCGGTCGGAAGCTCGGCTGCGATGACGGCCCTGCGCAGCCCGGTCGAAGTCCAGGATACCGGGGCCGTCGAAGTGCTCGCCCGCTTGATGGTCGATGAAGTTTCAAAACCGTCGAAGCATGCGGTCTATGGCGAAAGCCTTGTCGGCAGCATCGTCACTGGCTTGCTCGACATTCCGGCGCAGGGCGTTGAACAAAACAACGGCAGGTTGACCCAAGCGCAGATGAATAAGCTCATGGCGCGCGTCAACGGGCTCAGCGACTGCCGCCTGACCGTTGCCGAAATGGCCGAGACCGTCGGTTTGTCGGAAAGCTGGTTTTCCCATGTCTTCAAGAAAACCACCGGCAAGACGCCGCTGCAATGGCAGCTTTCGAAACGCATCGATCATGTGAAGCGGCTGTTGATGGAAAGCGATCTTGCCGTGGCTGATGTTGCCGCCAAGCTCGGCTTTTCCGACCAGGCGCATCTGACCAAGGTCTTCCGGCAGATCGTCGGCGATACGCCCGCTGCCTGGCGGCGGCGGCAGGGTCGCTAG